One window of the Anopheles cruzii chromosome 2, idAnoCruzAS_RS32_06, whole genome shotgun sequence genome contains the following:
- the LOC128266889 gene encoding uncharacterized protein LOC128266889, giving the protein MGRAIHVVTVISLMAPLLLARRIQLVNISPEEAQQHITQQSLDLSYAPKLGEHPLGYARKLQDPSAATFYHNGRIIEHPEDYVEEEYEAKQFHGQDGLGRAMFGYSDHNQARLEARNANGEVRGSYQYINPLGEDVVVHYWSDGLGFHQVDNRQVELPQPVQETDEVREARLAHMRAWEEAASLARANPDVMSDDGPFPGVQSNVVDDDDESEVMPALSNQHQSLIRYPSLPYSDHISPEFGDSGAIDGALGDEAVVVEAVRALAKRQSDSENDVVTGEPKGFFYSFDYPVQLVAETAAKRARDAKEQSGAEVPSPQASVAVETKQPNVPKTSLPATDERVSLKAVLSGETLVDAVHDAQVSPKQRLAAKA; this is encoded by the exons CTGATGGCACCGTTACTGCTGGCGCGACGAATCCAGCTCGTCAACATTAGCCCGGAGGAGGCACAGCAGCACATCACCCAGCAGAGTCTGGACCTGAGCTACGCACCGAAGCTGGGCGAACATCCGTTGGGTTATGCGCGCAAATTGCAAGACCCGTCCGCTGCCACCTTCTACCACAACGGGCGCATCATCGAGCACCCGGAGGACTACGTCGAGGAGGAGTACGAAGCAAAACAGTTCCACGGCCAG GATGGGCTTGGCAGGGCGATGTTTGGCTACAGTGACCACAACCAGGCCCGCTTGGAGGCTCGCAATGCGAACGGGGAGGTGCGCGGCTCGTACCAGTACATCAATCCGCTCGGCGAGGACGTAGTGGTGCATTACTGGTCCGACGGACTCGGGTTCCATCAGGTGGACAACCGTCAGGTGGAGCTTCCGCAGCCGGTCCAGGAAACGGACGAAGTGCGCGAAGCTCGTCTAGCCCACATGCGAGCCTGGGAGGAAGCGGCCAGCCTGGCGCGTGCGAATCCAGACGTGATGTCCGACGATGGGCCGTTCCCCGGTGTGCAGAGCAATGTggtggacgatgatgatgagagtGAAGTGATGCCGGCCCTTTCGAACCAACACCAAAGCCTCATCCGCTATCCGAGTCTACCGTACTCGGACCACATTTCTCCGGAGTTCGGCGATAGTGGCGCCATCGACGGTGCTCTCGGTGACGAGGCCGTCGTGGTGGAAGCCGTCCGAGCTTTAGCCAAACGGCAGAGTGATAGCGAGAATGACGTTGTGACAGGCGAACCGAAGGGATTCTTTTACAGCTTTGATTATCCCGTACAATTGGTGGCCGAAACGGCCGCCAAGCGAGCCCGAGATGCAAAGGAACAGAGTGGAGCTGAGGTGCCAAGTCCGCAGGCCTCGGTTGCAGTGGAAACCAAGCAGCCCAACGTACCGAAGACATCGTTGCCGGCGACTGACGAAAGAGTTTCACTGAAGGCCGTTCTGAGCGGCGAAACGCTTGTCGACGCGGTGCACGATGCACAGGTCTCTCCCAAGCAGAGACTGGCCGCCAAGGCGTAA